The genomic stretch gatgcggctagggcggcAAAGGAGTGTGTTCGTCATTCTAGTTCGTTAGCTAATTTGGCTAGTCAAGGTGGGGCTTTGTGGAaggaagggaaggctatgcatgaggatatgcgggttgtgtacgaggctactcaagccttgtcaatgaaggtgcttaattttgagcggtgtctcacggcacaagctaatcatgtccgttcatgctttgatcgtcttgactcttttgagtttaggacccgtcccggttatgtcaaccccaatgtcgtgaaacgtgacattccttaaacccgtcctcctcttttccttgccttttcctttgttagactttatattttgaataattgtctaattcggcccattttggcttacttctcattcggcccatttggcttaaaACACTTGTTCTTATTCGGCCTAGTTGGCAATTAGACTCGTTTGGTTTGTAGTATACTTATTTTCTATTTGGCATGTTAAtgtagattactttctcgttttcTAATATTTCCTTTCATGCTTAAATTGTGTCTCGACtgatattattctagttgttttatgtcttttctcgtcttttcgatgatgtcaagagggggaagaaatcttcgtgacttaagtatttgcctaagcttgctccttgtcggaatctttaatctcttaaggtccttagatgctatactttgtatataagtgattgttcttgcgttcaactatCTATGACTTTTTATAGTATTACGTTGAGGGGGAACGTACATTTAGTCACAAAtcttaagagacttgtcatcatcaaaaagggggaatttgttggaccatatagatatatgattaagttttgataatgacaagtgtgtatTTCGTTTTATATAATGCTCCtgcttgtaatcgtttgtttagtccttgatagattaacttaggtttacaagtttagcaagtaatgttatagctctcgtagctataacattgaagatttgtgaggcatcattcaagtcatgttatagcaGCTAGGGGTGctcaccggtccaaaaccggaacggaccggaccggaccggaccggatgaACCCGCGGACCGGATAACCACATATCCCAAGACCGCGGACCGGACCGGTTAAAAGGGgacccggaccggaccggaccggaacccTCTAGGTCCGGTTTTTTCCGGGTTTGGACCGGACCGGTACTAATTTATAAGgcaatttagttttatttttttatgtggACCGGACCGGAGACCGGTCACCATATTTTTTGGGACCCGGAGACCGGACCGGTATGTATCCGgtctggaccggaccggaccggccgGTCCGGGTCGGTCCGGTTTGCCGGTCCGGACCACTTTTTGTTCACCCCtaatagcagcttgagctataacattgaagattcttaaagcatcataagcaactgtaacaagtttcaagtatgatgatcattcaagcaaaaggctagatcaagtctttaacaaagctcaagataaagagcttttggtcaagataaagagaagatcctttactgaagatctccaggaagattagttagtataggtcttcatctgatgacggtatcttaaaataagagtattgggaaagtaaagttatagctatttcacctataactttactaaccaaacttaaagttatagctgtttctactataactgtaggtagcattttaaaggcacgattttaattgttttaaaatcatttttcaaaggatgaaattcttttaaacatatttcgaaatcctttgtgtatatagtagaattgaattatgggttattataattggtgacttgcatattcctattggttagtaaaacgacttatgggtcgtcatgctacctagggtttgctagtctatctaatctaaccctaatccaaggagataggttttatccaagatggacacgggcctagggtttcagccGTAAGCTGCAAACCGTTGGGACGTGTGAGGTGCAGGGGCGGATCCAGCCCATTGGCTATATGGGCTGGAGCCCAACCTGTTTTTTGAGAGAAAATTTATTAATAAGCAAACATTGTAATTAATAAACATAATTATGCTCTTGGCTTAGTGCCAAAGTATTGAGATTTCCAACCTAGTGGTCGGGGTTCGAACCCCAGCAAGGACAGTAATTATTTTAACCATTTTTACTTGTTGGAATTTGTGTTTCTTTTGGGTTTTATACTTTATAAACTCGTAGTTTTATAAGATACGGAATTTTTTCTGTGTACTTTTATTGCCTGTCATGATCTTTTATTAATCTCCTTTGTTTATGAAAGGCTTATTATCTAAAAATTTCGTCGGAACATATAACTTTAAGAATTTATCGGTAGAATAATAAGAAGAATAGTTATATGTAAGCTTTATAATCTCGTAGTTTCTATAAGATACGGAATTTTTTTCGTGTACTTTTATTGTCTGTCACAATCTTTTATTACTCTCCTTTGTTTATGAAGGGCTTATTATCTAAAAATTTCGTCGAAACTTATAACTTTAAGAATTTATCGGTAGAATAATAAGAAGAATAGTTATAGTTATATGTAAGCTTAATTAGCACATAGGTACTTGGGTACCATAATGTCCATAAAGTGTCAAAACTCATAATTTAAAATTATTGGCTCGAATATGAAGAAAATGAAGCATAATAATTTTAAACCCTCTTTAAATAGCGtctcgaaataaaaaaaaaattatgagtaAGCAAAATTTCTAGCCCACCGTACATTTGATTCCTGGATCCGCCCCTGGTGAGGTGGTTGTGGTTAAGTaacctatctaatcaaatctagcttatatttatataagatattttcctatctttataatatatgatttgatttgtttacttatcctaacatcttaaagatatagttttaaatatcaaataagatttacttttatcttatttacctaaactataatatcttggattaaattaggaaagagataaagatTTATCTCTTATAGCCTtagccgcctatctcacggcatcctagggtttcgtgcaaaccctagttccttcttctactataaatacaattgatcattccttatttaggcaagcttttcgaaatataacaatctttgcaaaacatatttgagtttaattcttaattgtctttttgttttgttttggaaaatatttgcgaaaagtcgtgctcttcaaattgcttatctttcttaagattacgtcataagataatagaacttcatattgtttcttactcgttcaattgtgtgaacacttagaagaacaatcaagtgctttcttagtaacttaaggtagtcaaatcgaatatctagtgatattcaaatcgagttatagttagagttaactatacgagttgggttgataattttgtaatccggagtaaggtactaaaattattaatcgagaatagtggacgtaggcttcgacgtgtgaagctgaaccacttcaaatatcgtgtgtccttgcatctttcatttcagtcatttcattacgttcataatcaattagttaattagttaaagtttaatcaataaactttaagtaattaattaccttgatataaaataaaaagtaggcataatttttaaatactcaattcacccccccccccccctctcgagtatttcgggtgtgatagactcttcacaaATTATGATCATATTTTTTTAAAATAGTGAATACATTTCTACTACTAAAAAATGATCATTTTAACAAAGTGGTCATTGTTACCATAATGCGGCAACTATTTAACTCAAAATGGTcgattttttttgtcaaaaagcACGGGTACGATTGTCGCACGTAAAATGGTTGTATTTGTATTATCTTGAGTGAGTGTCATACGAAAGTCTAATTTTCAATAACATTATTAAATAATCCCTAATTTTTATGCGATGAAGTTAAAAaaacccgtgcattgcacgggtataaaactaatttttcttaagaataaaatttatcttcattagtccttgttaagtTGTTATACAACTCAACTCGtctatactttttttttctttccaaattttcatttcctacaaattgttttatttttctaaattattattactttgataaaggAAATATTATGTCAAACCAAAAGAAATTACggagtacaaaataatattagtattCTCAATTTTCCCGTCTTTTAGATTAGATTATTATACAATTTTTATACGTATACAATTTGCTAACAACgattccaaaaaaaaaactagTACCCCGTTGTCTCCCCGTATATAGCTATACAATTTGCTCGATTAAATTAGATTTGATTAGATGCATATTAATTAACCATTTGTAGATCTACTACAAATTCAAACAACCACATACAAACACAGAAACAACACTTATCCCCTAAGAGCACATACACTTAAAACACCAATTGACAAAAAAGAAATCGAACTTATATTACAATCAACATGATTTTGGGTTACTACGTACTAATAATCATAATTTGATTAAAATCATGTACTCCCCACTCAAAACCTTAAAAGTTCCCCCATACATCCCCAAACACTACTAATTAAAAATAGTGACACAAATCTGTGACGGTTACAAACTTGCAGACAACTCACACCCGATTGAAAAAATGTTAGAAAATAAGGAGGGCTGTGAGACGTCATCATAAACTTGTGACGGTCACGAGCAAGACAAACCGAAATAGTTAAAACACTTAATCCGTAGTCATATAGTGCAAAAATCAACCCTTGGCTTCTTTCTAACAGAAATACAACCTCTTTGATGATctctataaaccctaatttcagaAGAATCCCTAAGATCTTCAAGACTTATATATTGTTGCTTCACCATCCTAGAAAAATTACCCCCACTTTCATGGATCCACACATATGGCAAACATGTCTCATCATAATAATACATATACTTATTATTCTTCATACCTTTTCCATTACTATTATTTGTAACTACTTGTGGCATGTAAGCTTTGTATATGGCCTTGCTCTTAAGCCGTTTCGATGAACCCGGCTTTAATGTGTGAACCTTCTTCAGTATCGATCCTACCCTTATTTGTATCTCCACTGGTTGATCACTCAAGTTATGCACCTTTGTGCCGAGTTGTGGCGTGCCCACAGCGGTGTCGTTTTTGCATGtattcatgcattttagtagagAGGAGATTTTTAAGCTTGGCATTTTAGGTTGTGAAGTTTTGTAAGTTCAAATGATGGAAATAATGTATGTAAGTAAAGAAAAGCTAAGGTTCCACTATGAAATGCGAGAAAAGGGTAATTATAGAAACCGTAATTATGATGTTTGTTAAACTTTTGTATGATTAATTGCGTGTTTAAAATGAGAAAAGATAGTGGTAAGTTCTTTTGTCATGTTTAAGTTTAGGGTAAAGTGGTAAACAATTGCTTTACTAAAGTGATACAACTACCAGTTGATGTACCATACACTCATACAGTTGGTATATTTGGTATGACTTAGTGGTTGTGGCTTAGGGGTAAGGATTCTCTCTATTTTAAAAAAAGGAAATGGAGGTTCATTATCTATCTAGTAATCCAGATTTAGTTATGGACTGATTGGACGATCGTAATTTAACAGGAAAAGAAGAAGGTTAAATGGGTGAGataaaaatatactccctctccctctgtcccggtcatttgttgtccttttccatttttgggtgtctcagtcatttgttgtcctttctattttaagaatggacttgatgagtaatttggtCATCcccattcaatttgttccacatgtcatttagttattggcctaTTCCTCtgtccttggtctttgtgccaaaacgaaaggacaacaattgaccgggacggagggagtattccGTATGATATAGTGGCGTTTGTTTCGCGCATGAGTATgagtttggaatcaggaatcatacctgggtggtaGGGGGTTGGAACTCCATTCCCCATACCTAGTGTTTGTTTCAATTCTAAGCGGGATGTGTTTAAAACTCGGTTAAAGTTGAAATatgtaaaataaaatatttgaaataataatttttgatattATAAAATCATGATattactagttggaaagcccgtgcgatgcacggggcttctattaggattatctgtaaaaatatattcttaataacggagacagacctttatgagtcttgtaattattttaacctacaacaactacgtaaaactgaaTGATGTTATGTAAAACAAtaattatcataattatatatagtgtgttcaaagaaaatgttagatctcttaaacataattttacctttattatatatatttacAATTATGTGTATTTGCTCCTTATAAACTTCTCGCAACATCAAATCCAAACTGAATTCCAATAGAATTATTAGTttctaaacaacaataaaaaatatttGTAATTCTATTGCATACAATGCACGGGGGCAACATCAtttattagttttatgacatcATTTAAAATCGTTGAGTTACCAAGTTAGTATTTTTTGGCAATTTGAAACGTTGGTTTACGTTACCATGATCCggtaatagaaaactattaaatttaacaaaaagtcaaactATGCTGAAAATGAGAGCAAACAAAATTTCGAGAGTTGATTTAGATGAGGAGTGACTAATCATCCGTTCCccttacaaaaacgcaacaaAAATGTTGGCATTTGGTATTGACTATATCAGTTGTAACATTCACAGATATAATTGGATTGTAGAGTTATTATTCTTATAATCTCGCACGTCATCGATTTTTAACAGAAATAGTATTTGACTATTTACAATTAAGACTACTTGTCCTTAAAAatttcatgcaaaatatataatacgacacaTAATTTGATAAATTTGTGAAAACTTCTTTGTAAATAATGTCCTTCGTTtggccttgatacatttggtctctatcaCGATGAGGACCTTAATGCCTTGGATGACGTTGTTCTTGACGCTTCTACGTAAAGGCGGTCATTACTAAAAACTGGTTTCAGCACATAAATTCCAATATGATTAAATGATTGTCTCTGTCTCTTGTTTACTGTCTAGCGTAGCATAGCCTCAATGTATATTGTCTCCGGAACGAAAGGAATCTTTATACCCGAGGAAGTCATTCCTATGCTCGGTTCAAtaccttttgtttttttggaCCCCGTAATTATCTTCCTTTCTATTTCGAATTTCCCAAGGCGTTTCATAATAAGACGATGTCTGTTTAGATAATCTTCTTACGGAGTTgatgttcctcaacaacataaCCGACATACCACACTTGGTAGAATATACCATTATGAGTTATGTTAAAAAATTCATCATGTATACTCCCTTCCCTTCTTAATAAACATTTTTCCCATTGCTTCTCAAGAGTCAAACGTCGtttataactttgaccattaatatgtgAAAAATCATGGTCAAACTAATGTATTGACGACTCTGCAAAAGCAATA from Silene latifolia isolate original U9 population chromosome 2, ASM4854445v1, whole genome shotgun sequence encodes the following:
- the LOC141642409 gene encoding uncharacterized protein LOC141642409; the encoded protein is MPSLKISSLLKCMNTCKNDTAVGTPQLGTKVHNLSDQPVEIQIRVGSILKKVHTLKPGSSKRLKSKAIYKAYMPQVVTNNSNGKGMKNNKYMYYYDETCLPYVWIHESGGNFSRMVKQQYISLEDLRDSSEIRVYRDHQRGCISVRKKPRVDFCTI